TGGCAAGCGTCCTCGGGGGAATAATCGTATGAGGGGAAACCACCGAGCCGGCGCCGATAATAGCCTCTTCGCCGATAACCGCTCCATCGAGAACAATGGCTCCGATACCGATGAGCGAACCTGCCCCGATATGGCATCCGTGGACAACTACCCGATGGCCGAGCACTACCCCCGGCCCTAGAATAAGGGGAGGATGACCCCTTGCCACGTGGAGGACACACGCATCCTGTATATTGCAGTCACGATCGATTGTGATGGAGGTGATGTCTCCACGGATGATGCTATGGAACCAGATATTTGCCCCTGCCCCTATCTCGACATCACCCGCTATCACCGCACTGTCCACAATATAGGCGCTCGGATCTATGGTGGGAAATTTTCCATTGAATGGGAGAATCATATCCTCTCCTTCAGTCTACAGAGACTGGGAGTAGGATAACGGAAGTCCCGCTTCAGATCAAGGGGAAAGCCCTTGCTCATGCACAAGCGGGGATAATACTCCGTCCCCATCAATGCGGGATTCACCTTTACCGGGTCAGTTCCTGGCAAATAGTGCCGGCTTCCGTGACATCCATGCACTGGGCAATCACATCGGCGTCGATACTGTCTGCCACCCGTCGGATCTCCCGGGCGAGGAGTAGTCCGGTGCGAAAGGGGTCACGGGCTTGGAGGAGCCTCTTTTTGGCCACCTCTTCGACCTTCGCGAGATTATCCTTGAAAGCCTTATCGAGCTTTTCCATGGCCGGGTCCCGGGCAATTTTTGGTTTTCTTACCATCCTTCTATTCGTCATAACCTCTCTCCTTGCGTCGTGGCAGCGGGAACTGCAGCTTCCGACAATTTGCCTGCGGCAACAGTAAGAATGAAAAAGGCCTCCATTCAACTGCTTCCGGATCTTCGCTCTCTAATTTATTATAGCGTCACTCGCTGATTAGTCAACTGTCCATGGGTATTCGAAGATCATCCAGATAGTTTGCCTTGCAAGCCGTAATATTCGGGTTGTATTATAAAGTGCGGAGACT
The Syntrophorhabdaceae bacterium DNA segment above includes these coding regions:
- a CDS encoding gamma carbonic anhydrase family protein — its product is MILPFNGKFPTIDPSAYIVDSAVIAGDVEIGAGANIWFHSIIRGDITSITIDRDCNIQDACVLHVARGHPPLILGPGVVLGHRVVVHGCHIGAGSLIGIGAIVLDGAVIGEEAIIGAGSVVSPHTIIPPRTLAMGVPAKIVRSLNENDLAMIRGMREEYRKLTEIYRGR